Genomic window (bacterium):
TTTTTCTACAATCCGGAACTGATCAGCCAGCACTACATGGTGCCGGCGATTCTGGTGGTGCTGATCACGGTGATCTCAGCGATGCTGACGGGAATGGCGGTGGTGCGGGAGAAGGAGATCGGAACGCTCGAGCAGCTCATGGTCACGCCGCTGACATCGGGACAGATCATTGCGGGGAAGCTGCTGCCGTTTGCGATGATCGCCTGCGCCGAGTTGACTTTTGCGACGACGGTGGCGGTGTTCTGGTTCGGTGTGCCGGTGGTGGGGTCGCTGTGGCTGTTTGCGGTGTGTGCGGTGATCTATCTTTTAGTCACGCTGGGCGGCGGACTGCTCGCTTCGACGGTTTCCGAGACGCAGCAGCAGGCGATGCTGACGGTGTGGTTCTTCCTGATGTTCGCGATCATGACAAGCGGCGTGTTCTATCCCATCGAGAACATGCCGGACTGGATTTATTATATGACGTACGCGAATCCGATGCGCTTCTTCATGGAGATCACGCGGGGGATATTCCTGAAGGGATCACAGCTTGCCGATATTCTTCCCGCTCTTCTTCCGCTTTTCATCATGGGGGTGGTAACATTCGGCGCAGCAGTGCTCCGCTTCCAGAAGCGGGTGGCGTAGCCGAAATGTTTTTTGACCAAACGAACTGCCTTACTCAAAGAAAAATCTGAAATTCTGAAAAACTGAAACGCTGAAAGAGTGCGGGATTCGCGATAATGGGGAAAGCGGAAAGCAGAAAGAGAAGGTGATTGCAGAGGTTGTCAATAAAATAAGGCAAGGGTGAAAAGAAGTCAAGAAGAAATGAGTATACGTGCAAGTGAAAGCGAAAATGCTATTTGAGCGGGATTGGCATTGAAGATAGAAAGATGACCGCAGTCGAGAAGAGGCGTTAATATACAGCAAGGGCGGCCCGATGGGGCTGCCCTTGTTCTTTGCATCACATTATCTTGGTAGTGCCGCACGGCAGTGCGCGCTCAGCGGTGAACAATCACTTTCCTGACCAGTGATTCCCTCGCGGTGACGACATTCGCGAAATAGATCCCGCTGGGAATTCCCGAAGGCAAAGTGAGGAGAACTTGGCGGCCTCCAGTGTTTGGGGGATTGGAAACCGAGTGGCGATAGACTTCCTGTCCCAAAAGATTGTATAAGACTATCGGGCGGAGCGGCTGACCGGGAAGATCGAGCGTCAGCATTCCACCGGACGTTACGGGATTGGGAAAGAGTCCTATGTAGGGTTGTGTATTTCGTGGTTCTCTCGGTTCCTCCGCTGCCAGCCACTGGAATTCTTCCCACACGGGGGTTACATAGACGTAACCGGCCGTGCTGTCGCCATGGGCTCTATCGAGTACATAACCATGAATCACCGTAGTATCGGTGAAGCCGTCACCGTAGCAGTTGTCCGGCATCCATACATTCAGCGGAGAACGATGCCAAATAAACACATTCGGTTCGCCAAAATCAAAGTCAAACCGGCAGTGGCGAATAATGGGTGGAACTAGTTGAGATTCAATGACGATCTGTGATCCATACCGAGCGTCTGCTTCCAAATAGCAATTGTAGATCACGACTCGATCTCCGAAGGCAGCTATCATGTTCTGTCCAATTCCCATGAAGCTGCCAATAATCACAAATCCCCGAAGTTCCGCTTCCGAACACAGTATGACTGCTCTGATAGACGGATCCAACCAGATAGTTGCTTGACCCTGCTGTTCCGCCATAACGACCACCGCCGAGTCCACGGTGAATCGCTCATCCCAGTAGTCTCCAGATCGTACCAGAACCGTATCCCCCGGTTCAGCGACATCTACGCCATAAGCTATTCGGGTGAATTCTCCACTACCGTCAGCAGCTACAACTATTGTCCGCCCGATGGCTGCTGGAATTAGTCCCGTATCGCTTCCTCCTCCGGCGAGGAGGAGGATTACACCCATCAAGCAATCTCGCATTTTCATACCGCGACCTCCCGATAGGTAGATCCCGGCAGGGATACAATCCCCGTTCGGCGTTGAAAGGTTTCATGAGGGGCGACTCGGGAGAGTCACCACCGGGCAAGAGCGGGCGGCCACACAGGGCCGCCCCTACACAGAAAACAAATTTTCTGCGGTACAACGTTATTTGTTGTAGTGGGACAGGAAATTGGCCGCGCCGTCCTTGCCCATGTAGCGTTCGAGGACGCGACGTTCGGTTTGCAGAAGATCCACGAGGATCAGACTGTCCACCACGTTGCTGAACTCGCTGTCCACGTTGAAGCCGAAAATTTTTCCGCCCAGACTGAGATATTGACGGATCAGCACCGGCACGCCCTTGCTGTCGCCCTCGACGTCGGCCACCAGATCGGAGATGTTCTCGATGTCCGCCGTCATCAGCCGCGAGAGTCGCAGCGTCCAGCCCTTGCCGCGGCGCGAGCGAAACGCTCTGCGCGCGCGCACGAGACGGGCTTCTTCTTTGAGGAAGCTGTGGCGCTTGAGAAAGCTCACCATCAGTTGGTGAGACACTTTGTGATAGTCGTTGCTGATGCTGACCGGGCCGAACAGGTTTCGATAGCGGGGATGGAACGCGACGTAGGTAGCCAGTCCCTTCCAGAGCAGCGCCAGCGCCGCGCTCGATCTCTGATACTCGGGCCGCACGAAGGAGCGCCCGAGTTCGAGCGCGGGATTGATGCGCTCGATCAGCGCCGGCTTGATTTGAAATAACGTGCTGGTGTAGAGGCCGCGAATTCCGAGTTTCTGCAGGATCACGTCGGCCGGGCCCATGCGATAGGCGCCGATCACCTCGCGCGCGGCCGCATTCCAGAGAAAGAGATGCAAATAGTGCCCGTCGAATTCATCGAGATCGAGTGGCTTTCCCGATCCCTCACCGACCAGCCGGAAGGTGATCTCACGCAGCCGGCCGATCTCGCGCAACACCTCGGGAATCTCCGCCGCCTCCGCATAGTAGACGTGCAGATCGCCGACCGTCACCAGCTTTCGCTCGGGCGGAAGCGCGTCAATTTCGGCGGCCACGCTTTCGATTGCCGACGCTTCGGCGATCGGATCGAGCGCCACGAAGCGCTTGACCGGCGCGGCGACGCGACGGCGGGAACGCGTCGTCCGCGTGCGCAGCAGGAACGTGCGCTCGCGCAGATGATGGATGAGCGCTTCGTCCGTCTCGAAATCGGAGAGTTTGCGCCACGGAATCGGATTCCCGATGGCCAGATGAATCGTGCGTCCCCGCTTGGTGAAGACCTCGCGCGGAAGGAGCGCGGTCCGCAACCGCGGATGCACGAATCCGGCGGCGTGGAAAAGCAGAGTGTTGGTGCCGCGAAAGAACACCGGCACCACCGTCGCTTTCGATGAGCGAATGATGCGGGCCACGGTTTCGCTCCACGGCGGCTCCACCACTTTCCACTGCCGGGGATTCACGCTGGCCACCTCACCCGCCGGAAAAATAATCACCAGCCCGCCTCCGGCCAGCCAGCGCAGCGTTTCCTTCAGCGGTTTGACGTTCATACCGAACGAATCGGTCCGCCCGAACGGATCCACGAAGATGCACACGTCGCGAAGATCAACCACCTTCTCGAGAAAGCGGTTGGTCATGGTCTTGACGTCGGGCCGCACGCGTAACACGATGGAGGTCAGGACGACGGGATCAATCAGGCCGAACGGATGATTGGACACGACCACCACCGGACCGCTGGCCGGAATGCGGTTCATATCCTGTTCGGGGATGGCATAGGAAACGCCGACCCATTCGAGCATCCGCTCGAAGAATTCCTGCCCGCCCGAAGCGCCAGTGATCCCGGCATACAACCGGTCCAGACGGTTGAACAGCAGGGCTTGGTCGAGAACGCCGCTCATGGCCGCCACGGCCTTGTGTCCCAAATTACGAGAAGCGGGCGGTCTGACCGTGAACAGTTTTTCGCGTTGAATCGGAGGGGGGTCTTTGGGCATCGGCTGATCCGGGAAACGAACAACTGACTGTAATAAAGCGAACTCAATTCACAATTTCATTAACTACCGATCCGGGTTCAGAGCTCCCGAAAAATACGTTCGGCTCGTTCAAAGGACAAGCCGTACACTTAACCACTGTATTATCCTGGTATTAGATAGGATACCGGAGGATTTCGGCAGTTCACGGTTTTGGCGGAATTTCTGGCGCCCCCACAGCCTCTTTGCAAAAGAGCCGCTGATTTCTATATTGTGCGCTACATCCCCGCCCGCGAACCTCATCCGGAGACCGCCCCATATGTCCGACACCGACACTACAAAGTCATCCCCACCCGAAGGCGAAGCTCCGGCCGAGAAGCCGCTGACGATTCGCGAGAACCTGCAGATCCTGTTCGGGGCCTCGCGGGCCTTCTGGCTGGTGAATCTGGTCAATTTCGGCGACGGCATCGCGTATTTCGGGATTCTCAATCTACTTACGCTGTACGTTCATGATTCGGTTGGTTTCTCCGATCATCTGACCGGCATTGCAGTTTCGACTTTCACGGGTCTGGTCACGCTGTTCATGTTCGGCGGTGGATTCGTCTCGGACAAACTGGGCGTCAGGCGGGCGCTCACACTAACTCTGATTATCCTGCTGGTGGGACGCGTGATGCTGGTCTCCAGTCCGGCCGCCGGCGCGCTCTCGGGAGTGTTGTTGTGGATGTCGCTGGTCATCATGGGCTTCGCCGAGGGAATCATCCAACCCGCGCTCTACGCCGGTGTCAAAGAGTTTACCGATCCGCGCACGGCCACCATCGGCTACAGCATTCTCTACGCGATCATGAACCTCGGCATCGTAGCCGAAGCCGGAGTCTCGCCGTTTATCCGCGCCGAGGGCGGGATCACCGGAGTATTCTGGGTGCTGATCGGCGTTTCCGGGCTGATGCTCATCGGCAACGCGACTCTGTTTTCACGCCGAATCGAAAAACGTGACCGTGTACTGGAATATGTAAAAAAAGAAAAAACCGCCGACGACACGCGCACGCTGTGGCAGAAATTCCGTGCCCTGCCGTTCATGGACAATCGCTTCATCTTCTTCATCTTCATTCTGCTGCCCGTGCGCACGTTGTTCGCTCACCAGTTCCTGACGCTTCCCCACTACGTGATGCGCTGCTTCCCCGAGGCGATCGGCGCGCGCTATGAGTGGTTTCAGGGACTCAATCCGCTGATCATCGTGATCTTCGTGCCGCTCATCGCCGCCCTCACGCGCAAGGTAAACGTGGTCAAGATGATGATTATCGGTACGTCGGTCTCGGCCATAACCACGTTCATCCTCGTTCCCGGTCCGCATCTTTCCACCTTGATCCTGTACGTGGTCTTTTTCTCGCTGGGCGAAGCGATCTGGTCGAGCCGGTTCCTCGAATACGTGGCCGACCTCGCTCCCGCCGGGCAAGTGGGAGCCTACATGGGACTGGCGGGGATTCCGTGGTTCATGGCCAAGTTCACCACCGGCTGGTATTCGGGCGCAATGCTGG
Coding sequences:
- a CDS encoding ABC transporter permease encodes the protein MIGKLLTWIKLVHHLMRKEFRQTFRDRAMLRVIFVVPVIQLIVLSYAMTTDLKNVRISVFDEDRTKESRRLEQSFFQNETFIPGRNAANASELAASLSSGEADLTLWIPRGYAADLAAGRPVRVGIAVDGENSNSAARAAGYAEAVVRQEAQRVLDERLLRHPERQPHLIEPISRFFYNPELISQHYMVPAILVVLITVISAMLTGMAVVREKEIGTLEQLMVTPLTSGQIIAGKLLPFAMIACAELTFATTVAVFWFGVPVVGSLWLFAVCAVIYLLVTLGGGLLASTVSETQQQAMLTVWFFLMFAIMTSGVFYPIENMPDWIYYMTYANPMRFFMEITRGIFLKGSQLADILPALLPLFIMGVVTFGAAVLRFQKRVA
- a CDS encoding T9SS type A sorting domain-containing protein translates to MKMRDCLMGVILLLAGGGSDTGLIPAAIGRTIVVAADGSGEFTRIAYGVDVAEPGDTVLVRSGDYWDERFTVDSAVVVMAEQQGQATIWLDPSIRAVILCSEAELRGFVIIGSFMGIGQNMIAAFGDRVVIYNCYLEADARYGSQIVIESQLVPPIIRHCRFDFDFGEPNVFIWHRSPLNVWMPDNCYGDGFTDTTVIHGYVLDRAHGDSTAGYVYVTPVWEEFQWLAAEEPREPRNTQPYIGLFPNPVTSGGMLTLDLPGQPLRPIVLYNLLGQEVYRHSVSNPPNTGGRQVLLTLPSGIPSGIYFANVVTARESLVRKVIVHR
- a CDS encoding lysophospholipid acyltransferase family protein; the protein is MPKDPPPIQREKLFTVRPPASRNLGHKAVAAMSGVLDQALLFNRLDRLYAGITGASGGQEFFERMLEWVGVSYAIPEQDMNRIPASGPVVVVSNHPFGLIDPVVLTSIVLRVRPDVKTMTNRFLEKVVDLRDVCIFVDPFGRTDSFGMNVKPLKETLRWLAGGGLVIIFPAGEVASVNPRQWKVVEPPWSETVARIIRSSKATVVPVFFRGTNTLLFHAAGFVHPRLRTALLPREVFTKRGRTIHLAIGNPIPWRKLSDFETDEALIHHLRERTFLLRTRTTRSRRRVAAPVKRFVALDPIAEASAIESVAAEIDALPPERKLVTVGDLHVYYAEAAEIPEVLREIGRLREITFRLVGEGSGKPLDLDEFDGHYLHLFLWNAAAREVIGAYRMGPADVILQKLGIRGLYTSTLFQIKPALIERINPALELGRSFVRPEYQRSSAALALLWKGLATYVAFHPRYRNLFGPVSISNDYHKVSHQLMVSFLKRHSFLKEEARLVRARRAFRSRRGKGWTLRLSRLMTADIENISDLVADVEGDSKGVPVLIRQYLSLGGKIFGFNVDSEFSNVVDSLILVDLLQTERRVLERYMGKDGAANFLSHYNK
- a CDS encoding MFS transporter, translated to MSDTDTTKSSPPEGEAPAEKPLTIRENLQILFGASRAFWLVNLVNFGDGIAYFGILNLLTLYVHDSVGFSDHLTGIAVSTFTGLVTLFMFGGGFVSDKLGVRRALTLTLIILLVGRVMLVSSPAAGALSGVLLWMSLVIMGFAEGIIQPALYAGVKEFTDPRTATIGYSILYAIMNLGIVAEAGVSPFIRAEGGITGVFWVLIGVSGLMLIGNATLFSRRIEKRDRVLEYVKKEKTADDTRTLWQKFRALPFMDNRFIFFIFILLPVRTLFAHQFLTLPHYVMRCFPEAIGARYEWFQGLNPLIIVIFVPLIAALTRKVNVVKMMIIGTSVSAITTFILVPGPHLSTLILYVVFFSLGEAIWSSRFLEYVADLAPAGQVGAYMGLAGIPWFMAKFTTGWYSGAMLAKFIPASGPHDSGTLWLIYAFIAMITPIGLLIGRKWVQRGVEYKR